From Nguyenibacter vanlangensis, one genomic window encodes:
- a CDS encoding heavy metal translocating P-type ATPase has protein sequence MTVTTGRSLTLPIEGMTCAACAARIERLLNRLPGTKAAVNFAAGAATIERGDGAPPLDDVVAAIRKAGFDVPTRHVALAIDGMTCVACAGRVERGLNRLPGVSAQVSFASGHADIDYLPTLADPDALIRQVERTGYGATLPSANDTAPAATTDQPARHAAWRRQAGQFLLSLALTAPLLAGMGAMFAGRPDLLPPPAQWVLATLVQGICGRDFYRHAWNALRGGGANMDVLVVMGTSVAWLASTATLLLGHAGPLYFESGATVITLVLLGRLLETRARDRTRAGVESLMRLQPQIAHLDIDGTIQDRPAGSLHVGDVFIVRPGESIPVDGTILQGSSDIDESMLTGEAVPAGKGAGDPVFGATINRDGVLRVRARRVGADTTLARIVRMVQQAQGSKDPVQHLVDRVSAVFVPVVLGIAALTFLAGWAVSGHPAGALTGTIAVLVIACPCALGLATPTAIMVGTGLGARAGLLFRSAESLERLHKITTLILDKTGTLTLGQPELTDILPAPGTSRDTLLSTALALERDSEHPLARAIVAHATAAGLAAAPLRDVRAIPGHGIQGTDRDGAVLRLGSPRFLAENGCGTDGPGDARATRDGLEALEGQGKTLIGVTRGTTLLGHLALADRIRPDAADSIAALHARGIRLVMLTGDNPRAAAAVAARLGLDDVIAGVLPQDKAQEVQRRRAPGQVVGMLGDGINDAPALAAADIGIAMGGGTDIALETADMVLMRGELRGLVDAMDLSRGTLAKVRQNLFFAFVYNVLGIPLAALGLLNPAIAGAMMALSSVSVVSNALLLNRWKPRTRPAIPAITRNPA, from the coding sequence GTGACCGTCACAACCGGGCGATCCCTGACCCTGCCGATCGAAGGGATGACCTGCGCCGCCTGCGCCGCCCGGATCGAACGGCTGCTCAACCGCCTGCCCGGCACGAAAGCCGCGGTGAATTTCGCCGCCGGGGCCGCGACGATCGAACGCGGCGACGGCGCCCCGCCGCTCGACGACGTGGTGGCCGCCATCCGCAAGGCCGGTTTCGACGTCCCGACCCGCCATGTCGCCCTGGCGATCGACGGCATGACCTGCGTCGCCTGCGCCGGGCGGGTCGAACGCGGCCTCAACCGCCTCCCCGGCGTCTCCGCCCAGGTCAGCTTCGCCTCCGGCCACGCCGATATCGACTATCTGCCCACGCTGGCCGATCCCGACGCCCTGATCCGCCAGGTGGAAAGGACCGGCTACGGCGCCACCCTGCCATCGGCGAACGACACCGCGCCGGCCGCGACAACCGACCAGCCCGCCCGCCATGCCGCCTGGCGCCGGCAGGCGGGGCAGTTCCTGCTGTCGCTCGCCCTCACCGCGCCGCTGCTGGCCGGCATGGGGGCCATGTTCGCCGGCCGGCCCGACCTGCTGCCGCCCCCGGCGCAATGGGTGCTGGCGACCCTGGTGCAGGGCATCTGCGGCCGCGATTTCTACCGCCATGCCTGGAACGCGCTGCGCGGCGGCGGCGCCAACATGGACGTGCTGGTCGTCATGGGCACCAGCGTCGCCTGGCTGGCCAGCACCGCCACCCTGCTGCTGGGCCATGCCGGACCGCTCTATTTCGAGTCCGGCGCCACGGTCATCACCCTGGTCCTGCTGGGCCGGCTGCTCGAAACCCGCGCCCGCGACCGCACGCGCGCGGGCGTGGAAAGCCTGATGCGCCTGCAGCCGCAGATCGCCCATCTCGACATCGACGGCACGATCCAGGACCGGCCGGCCGGCAGCCTGCATGTCGGCGACGTCTTCATCGTCCGCCCGGGCGAAAGCATCCCGGTGGACGGCACCATCCTGCAAGGCAGCTCCGACATCGACGAATCCATGCTGACCGGCGAGGCCGTACCGGCCGGCAAGGGCGCGGGCGACCCGGTGTTCGGCGCCACCATCAACCGCGACGGCGTGCTGCGCGTCCGGGCCCGGCGGGTCGGCGCCGACACCACGCTCGCCCGCATCGTCCGCATGGTCCAGCAGGCCCAGGGCAGCAAGGATCCGGTCCAGCATCTGGTGGATCGGGTCTCCGCCGTCTTCGTGCCGGTGGTGCTCGGCATCGCCGCCCTGACCTTCCTGGCCGGCTGGGCGGTCAGCGGCCATCCGGCGGGCGCGCTGACCGGCACCATCGCCGTGCTGGTCATCGCCTGCCCCTGCGCGCTCGGCCTGGCCACACCCACCGCGATCATGGTCGGCACCGGCCTGGGCGCGCGCGCCGGCCTGCTGTTCCGCTCCGCCGAATCCCTGGAACGGCTGCACAAGATCACCACCCTGATCCTGGACAAGACCGGCACGCTGACGCTGGGCCAGCCCGAACTCACCGACATCCTCCCGGCCCCGGGCACGTCCCGCGATACCCTGCTCTCCACCGCCCTGGCGCTGGAGCGGGATTCCGAACATCCGCTGGCCCGCGCCATCGTCGCCCACGCCACGGCGGCCGGCCTGGCCGCCGCGCCGCTCCGCGACGTCCGCGCCATCCCCGGCCACGGCATCCAGGGCACGGACCGGGACGGCGCCGTGCTGCGCCTCGGCTCCCCCCGCTTCCTGGCCGAGAATGGCTGCGGGACCGACGGCCCTGGCGACGCGCGCGCAACGCGCGACGGGCTGGAAGCACTGGAAGGACAGGGCAAGACGCTGATCGGCGTCACGCGCGGCACGACCCTGCTGGGCCATCTCGCCCTGGCCGACCGCATCCGCCCCGACGCCGCCGACAGCATCGCCGCCCTGCATGCGCGCGGCATCCGCCTGGTCATGCTGACGGGCGACAATCCGCGCGCCGCCGCCGCCGTGGCCGCCCGGCTGGGGCTGGACGACGTCATCGCCGGCGTGCTGCCGCAGGACAAGGCGCAGGAGGTGCAGCGCCGCCGCGCCCCGGGCCAGGTCGTCGGCATGCTCGGCGACGGCATCAACGACGCCCCGGCGCTGGCCGCCGCCGATATCGGCATCGCCATGGGCGGCGGCACGGACATCGCGCTGGAAACCGCCGACATGGTGCTGATGCGCGGCGAACTGCGCGGCCTGGTCGACGCCATGGACCTCTCGCGCGGTACCCTCGCCAAGGTGCGGCAGAACCTGTTCTTCGCCTTCGTCTACAACGTGCTGGGCATCCCGCTGGCGGCCCTGGGCCTGCTCAACCCCGCCATCGCCGGCGCGATGATGGCCCTGAGTTCGGTCTCGGTCGTCTCAAACGCGCTTCTGCTCAATCGCTGGAAACCCCGCACGCGTCCCGCCATCCCCGCCATCACAAGGAACCCGGCATGA
- a CDS encoding HNH endonuclease: protein MRPLLAGSPHYPALVLNADFRPLSYFPLSLWSWQDAVKAVFLDRVSVLSEYDEEVRSPSRSLRLPSVIALKDYIPAARRPAFTRFNVFLRDNFSCQYCLDRLPTHELTFDHVIPRCKGGRTTWENVVTACSPCNLMKGSRMPHELHMYPRRTPSQPSTWELQENGRAFPPNYLHESWRDYLYWDSELDT, encoded by the coding sequence ATGCGCCCCTTGCTTGCTGGCAGTCCGCATTACCCGGCCCTCGTTCTGAACGCCGATTTCAGGCCGCTTTCCTATTTCCCGCTCTCGCTCTGGTCCTGGCAGGACGCGGTCAAGGCGGTCTTCCTCGACCGCGTCTCGGTCCTCAGCGAATATGACGAGGAAGTCCGCTCCCCCAGCCGCTCCCTCCGATTACCCAGCGTCATCGCGCTGAAAGACTATATTCCCGCCGCCCGCCGCCCCGCCTTCACCCGCTTCAACGTCTTCCTGCGCGACAATTTTTCCTGCCAGTACTGCCTCGACCGCCTGCCGACCCACGAACTGACGTTCGACCACGTCATCCCCCGCTGCAAGGGGGGCCGCACGACCTGGGAAAATGTCGTCACCGCCTGCAGCCCCTGCAACCTGATGAAGGGCTCGCGCATGCCGCACGAGCTGCACATGTATCCCCGCCGCACGCCTTCCCAGCCCTCGACCTGGGAATTGCAGGAAAACGGTCGCGCCTTTCCCCCCAATTACCTGCATGAAAGCTGGCGCGACTATCTCTACTGGGACAGCGAACTCGATACCTGA
- the gluQRS gene encoding tRNA glutamyl-Q(34) synthetase GluQRS, with protein MAASSCFCDRKPGWVTRFAPSPTGYLHLGHAASALAGWRAARESGGRFLLRIEDIDSGRCRPEYEAAIIEDLAWLGIGSDGDVRRQSDHLADYGRVLDELASRGLLYPCFCTRADIQREALQAAHAPHAAPDGSLAYGGTCRGLPAAERAARIADGVPHVLRLDMEAAVRQAGADVMRWHERGAGGRRERVGASVRPFGDIVLARKDRPVSYHLCVTHDDALQGVSLVTRGEDLRPATALHRLLQELMGWPAPDYAHHPLKLDAQGRRLAKRDRALTLRAMRAAGHDAEAVRRAALGQDAPSIGGGPAAAGTAA; from the coding sequence ATGGCGGCATCGTCCTGTTTTTGCGATCGAAAGCCGGGATGGGTGACGCGTTTCGCCCCCAGCCCGACCGGGTATCTGCATCTGGGGCATGCGGCGTCGGCCCTGGCGGGGTGGCGGGCGGCGCGCGAGTCAGGGGGGCGTTTCCTGCTGCGGATCGAGGATATCGACTCCGGCCGCTGCCGCCCGGAATACGAGGCGGCGATCATCGAGGACCTGGCATGGCTGGGCATCGGATCGGACGGGGACGTGCGGCGGCAGTCCGACCATCTGGCGGATTATGGGCGGGTGCTGGACGAACTGGCGTCGCGCGGGCTGCTGTATCCGTGTTTCTGCACCCGGGCCGATATCCAGCGCGAGGCGCTGCAGGCGGCGCATGCCCCGCACGCCGCGCCGGACGGGTCGCTGGCCTATGGCGGGACCTGTCGCGGCCTGCCGGCGGCCGAGCGCGCGGCGCGGATCGCCGACGGGGTGCCGCACGTGCTGCGCCTGGACATGGAGGCGGCGGTGCGCCAGGCGGGGGCGGACGTGATGCGCTGGCACGAGCGGGGGGCCGGGGGACGGCGTGAGCGCGTCGGCGCGTCGGTGCGGCCGTTCGGGGACATCGTGCTGGCGCGCAAGGATCGTCCGGTGTCGTACCATCTGTGCGTGACCCATGACGATGCTTTGCAGGGCGTCAGCCTGGTAACGCGAGGCGAGGATCTGCGCCCCGCCACCGCGCTGCACCGGCTGCTGCAGGAGCTGATGGGCTGGCCGGCGCCGGACTATGCACATCATCCCCTGAAACTGGACGCGCAGGGGCGGCGGCTGGCGAAGCGGGACCGGGCGCTGACGCTGCGGGCCATGCGGGCGGCGGGGCATGATGCGGAGGCGGTGCGGCGCGCGGCGCTGGGGCAGGACGCGCCGTCGATCGGGGGAGGGCCGGCCGCGGCGGGGACGGCGGCCTGA
- a CDS encoding pyridoxal phosphate-dependent aminotransferase, giving the protein MDLIAARLNKISPSQTIAISTKARALKAAGRDIISLSAGEPDFDTPRNIKDAAIRAIEGGETKYTDVAGTPALRQAVAERFRIDSGLDYTSDEIIVSSGGKQVIYNAMVATLNPGDEAIIPAPCWVSYPDIVALADGVPVIVPCAAENGFKLRAADLEAAITPRTKWFFLNSPCNPTGTAYSAEDLRPICDVLLRHPDVWIFTDDIYDKLVYDGFVPATIVQVEPKLRDRTVTMNGVSKAYAMTGWRIGFAGAPAVLTKAMNKLQSQSTSGSSSISQAAALEALSGPQDFIADMVQAYVARRDLVVGMLNQARGLTCHRPEGAFYVFPSMEGCLGKVSAGGTEIVDDEAFVTALLEEEGVAAVHGAAFMFAGHFRVSYATDTESLREACMRIQRFCAGLR; this is encoded by the coding sequence ATGGACCTTATCGCCGCGCGTCTGAACAAGATCAGCCCCAGTCAGACGATCGCCATCTCGACCAAAGCGCGCGCCCTGAAGGCTGCCGGCAGGGACATCATCAGCCTGTCGGCCGGCGAGCCGGATTTCGACACCCCGCGCAACATCAAGGATGCGGCGATCCGCGCGATCGAGGGCGGAGAGACGAAATATACCGACGTGGCCGGGACGCCGGCGCTGCGCCAGGCGGTGGCGGAGCGGTTCCGCATCGATTCCGGGCTGGATTACACGTCCGACGAGATCATCGTGTCGTCCGGCGGCAAGCAGGTGATCTATAACGCCATGGTCGCCACCCTGAACCCGGGGGACGAGGCGATCATCCCGGCGCCGTGCTGGGTGTCCTATCCCGACATCGTGGCGCTGGCCGACGGCGTGCCGGTGATCGTGCCCTGTGCCGCGGAGAACGGGTTCAAGCTGCGGGCCGCGGACCTGGAGGCGGCGATCACGCCGCGGACCAAGTGGTTCTTCCTGAATTCGCCGTGCAATCCGACGGGGACGGCCTATTCCGCCGAGGATCTGCGCCCGATCTGCGACGTGCTGCTGCGGCATCCGGATGTCTGGATCTTTACCGACGATATCTATGACAAGCTGGTCTATGACGGGTTCGTGCCCGCCACGATCGTGCAGGTCGAGCCGAAGCTGCGCGACCGGACGGTGACGATGAACGGCGTGTCCAAGGCCTATGCCATGACCGGCTGGCGCATCGGCTTTGCCGGCGCGCCGGCGGTGCTGACCAAGGCGATGAACAAGCTGCAGAGCCAGTCGACCTCGGGCAGTTCGTCGATCAGCCAGGCGGCGGCGCTGGAGGCGCTGTCGGGGCCGCAGGATTTCATCGCCGACATGGTGCAAGCCTATGTCGCGCGGCGCGACCTCGTGGTGGGGATGCTGAACCAGGCCAGGGGCCTGACATGCCACCGGCCGGAAGGCGCGTTCTATGTCTTTCCGTCGATGGAGGGCTGCCTGGGCAAGGTGAGCGCCGGGGGGACGGAGATCGTGGATGACGAGGCCTTCGTCACCGCGCTGCTGGAAGAGGAGGGGGTTGCGGCGGTGCATGGCGCGGCGTTCATGTTCGCCGGGCATTTCCGCGTGTCCTATGCCACCGATACCGAGAGCCTGCGCGAGGCCTGCATGCGCATCCAGCGCTTCTGCGCCGGGCTGCGCTGA
- a CDS encoding pyridoxal phosphate-dependent aminotransferase, whose translation MTDAGGPGFAGRMARLEAPATIAMSMRARAMRAEGHDVLSLALGEPDFATPAAVIEAAHRAALDGQTKYPPVDGTPALKAAIARKFARENGLEYALSDLIVSNGGKQVIFNAFMATIDHGDEVVIPAPYWVSYPLAARLFGGVPVFAECREADGFRLTAAALEAAMSPRTRWVVLNFPSNPTGAVMGLADMEAIAAVLRRHPGAWILSDEIYEHLVFDGARHHSIAAVAPDLKGRILTLNGVSKSYAMTGWRVGYAGGPPGLIRAMARVQGNATSGVCSVAQAAAAAALDGPASLVAEMRDTYARRRRMVVEALRAVPGLTCAMPDGAFYAFPGIAACMGRTSAGGRMLRTDEDFAIALLEEQRVACVQGSAFGMGPYLRLSCATGDDVLMECCARIAEFVGGLD comes from the coding sequence ATGACCGATGCAGGGGGCCCGGGGTTTGCCGGGCGGATGGCGCGGCTGGAGGCGCCGGCCACCATCGCGATGTCCATGCGGGCCCGCGCGATGCGCGCCGAGGGGCATGACGTGCTGTCCCTGGCGCTGGGCGAGCCGGATTTCGCGACCCCGGCGGCGGTGATCGAGGCCGCGCATCGCGCGGCGCTGGACGGGCAGACCAAATATCCGCCCGTGGACGGCACGCCCGCCCTGAAGGCGGCGATCGCGCGGAAATTCGCCCGCGAGAACGGGCTGGAATACGCGCTGTCGGACCTGATCGTGTCGAATGGCGGCAAGCAGGTGATCTTCAACGCCTTCATGGCGACGATCGACCATGGGGACGAGGTCGTCATTCCCGCGCCGTACTGGGTGAGCTATCCGCTGGCGGCGCGGCTGTTCGGCGGCGTGCCGGTCTTTGCCGAATGCCGCGAGGCCGACGGGTTCCGCCTGACGGCGGCGGCGCTGGAGGCGGCGATGTCGCCGCGCACGCGCTGGGTGGTGCTGAATTTTCCCTCGAACCCGACCGGGGCGGTGATGGGCCTGGCGGACATGGAGGCGATCGCCGCCGTGCTGCGTCGCCATCCGGGGGCCTGGATCCTGTCGGACGAGATTTACGAGCATCTGGTGTTCGACGGCGCCCGGCATCATTCGATCGCGGCGGTGGCGCCGGACCTGAAGGGGCGTATCCTGACGCTGAACGGGGTGTCGAAATCCTATGCCATGACCGGGTGGCGGGTCGGCTATGCCGGCGGGCCCCCGGGCCTGATCCGCGCGATGGCGCGGGTGCAGGGCAACGCGACCTCGGGCGTGTGTTCGGTGGCGCAGGCGGCGGCGGCGGCGGCGCTGGACGGGCCGGCGTCGCTGGTGGCCGAGATGCGCGACACCTATGCGCGGCGGCGGCGCATGGTCGTCGAGGCGCTGCGGGCCGTTCCCGGCCTGACCTGCGCGATGCCGGACGGGGCGTTCTATGCCTTTCCGGGCATCGCGGCCTGCATGGGCCGGACCAGCGCGGGCGGGCGGATGCTGCGCACGGACGAGGATTTCGCCATCGCCCTGCTGGAGGAACAGCGCGTGGCCTGCGTGCAGGGCAGCGCCTTCGGGATGGGGCCCTATCTGCGTCTGTCCTGCGCGACCGGCGACGACGTGCTGATGGAATGCTGCGCGCGGATCGCGGAATTCGTGGGCGGGCTGGACTGA